In one window of Pirellulales bacterium DNA:
- a CDS encoding HAD family phosphatase produces the protein MSGFPTDSAAAIPERFKGLIFDCDGTLVDTMPLHFLAWKAALQAVGMTITEEQFYAFSGMPTVTIIETLAKQQHLVCDARAAAEEKERLFLQNLESLEPVHRVIEIVHREQGRRKMAVASGGWKSVIYQSLAAVGLNGMFDVIVGADDVQHGKPAPDIFLKAAERLQLVPEDCLVYEDGNLGIQAAEAAGMQVIDVRPWYLPRR, from the coding sequence ATGTCCGGCTTTCCAACGGATTCTGCGGCGGCCATTCCGGAGCGGTTCAAGGGGCTTATTTTTGATTGCGACGGAACCTTGGTCGATACCATGCCGCTGCATTTTTTGGCATGGAAAGCGGCGCTGCAAGCGGTGGGCATGACCATCACCGAGGAGCAGTTTTACGCATTTTCCGGGATGCCCACGGTTACGATTATTGAGACGCTTGCCAAACAGCAACATCTTGTCTGTGATGCCCGCGCCGCTGCTGAAGAAAAAGAGCGATTGTTTCTGCAGAATTTGGAATCGCTGGAACCGGTTCACCGCGTGATCGAAATTGTGCATCGGGAACAGGGGCGGCGAAAAATGGCGGTCGCCTCCGGCGGATGGAAAAGCGTCATCTACCAATCGTTGGCCGCCGTTGGGCTGAACGGGATGTTTGACGTGATCGTCGGCGCCGACGACGTGCAGCACGGCAAGCCGGCGCCCGATATTTTTTTGAAAGCGGCCGAACGCTTGCAATTAGTGCCGGAAGATTGCCTGGTTTATGAAGACGGCAACTTGGGAATTCAAGCGGCTGAGGCGGCTGGAATGCAAGTCATCGACGTGCGGCCTTGGTACTTGCCTCGACGATGA